A single region of the Glycine max cultivar Williams 82 chromosome 20, Glycine_max_v4.0, whole genome shotgun sequence genome encodes:
- the LOC100810762 gene encoding auxin-responsive protein IAA14, giving the protein MATMLTKEHGLNLKETELCLGLPGGGGGGGGGGGGGGGEVETPRATGKRGFSETVDLKLNLHSKEDLNENLKNVSKEKTLLKDPAKPPAKAQVVGWPPVRSYRKNMMAVQKVSTEDVAEKTTSSTANPGAFVKVSMDGAPYLRKVDLTMYKSYKELSDALAKMFSSFTMGNYGAQGMIDFMNESKLMDLLNSSEYVPSYEDKDGDWMLVGDVPWEMFVESCKRLRIMKGSEAIGLAPRAMEKCKSRS; this is encoded by the exons ATGGCAACTATGCTGACAAAGGAGCATGGTCTGAACCTCAAGGAGACCGAGCTTTGCCTCGGTTTGCCTGGTGGGggaggcggcggcggcggcggcggcggcggcggcggtggTGAGGTGGAAACTCCAAGGGCCACTGGGAAGAGAGGGTTCTCTGAGACTGTTGATCTGAAACTTAATCTTCATTCCAAGGAAGATCTGAATGAGAATCTGAAGAATGTCTCAAAGGAGAAGACCCTCCTTAAGGATCCTGCCAAGCCACCGGCTAA GGCTCAAGTGGTTGGTTGGCCACCAGTGAGGTCATACAGGAAGAACATGATGGCAGTACAAAAGGTTAGCACTGAGGATGTGGCAGAGAAGACAACAAGCAGCACTGCTAATCCTGGGGCATTTGTCAAGGTTTCCATGGATGGAGCACCTTACCTGCGCAAGGTGGACCTCACAATGTACAAAAGCTACAAAGAGTTATCTGATGCCTTGGCCAAAATGTTCAGCTCCTTCACCATGG GTAACTATGGGGCCCAAGGAATGATAGACTTCATGAATGAGAGCAAGTTGATGGATCTTCTTAACAGCTCTGAGTATGTGCCAAGCTATGAAGATAAGGATGGTGACTGGATGCTCGTGGGTGATGTCCCATGGGA GATGTTTGTTGAGTCATGCAAGCGTCTGCGAATAATGAAGGGATCAGAAGCGATTGGGCTTG CGCCAAGAGCAATGGAAAAATGCAAAAGCAGAAGCTGA